CGCCGCGTGACGCACGGCGAGGAAACACGCACGAAAGCGGTGCCTTTCGGCACGCAAACCATCGTCGATCCCAGCCTGCAGACCGGCGAAGTCGTAGTCAGGCAGGAAGGCGAGGACGGCGAAATCCAGCAAACGTACGACGTCACGTATGTGGACGGCGAGAAGGAAAGCGAGACGCTGACCAACGAAACGACCACGAAAATCGCCCTCGATCAGATTATCGCAGTAGGACCGGCAGCATCTTCCGACGATTCGGGATCGGATGACGGATCCGGCAATTCCGGAGATACCGGCAATTCCGATAATTCCGGAAAGAACGACAATTCGAACAAGAACAACAATTCCGATAATTCCGACAAGAAAGACGATCCGAACAGTAATTCCGGCAATACGGATAATTCAGACGACAACAAGAAGGACGATTCCGGATCGAAAACGGACCCGGATCCGACGCCAACTCCAGACCCGACCCCCACGCCAACTCCTGACCCGACCCCCACGCCGGATCCGACGCCCACCCCGACACCGCAACCTTCCGATCCTTCGGCAGGATGCCGCCTCTATCACCCCTCCCCCGCGCAGGCACAGGCCTACGCGGCCGGAGCCGCGGCGCAATATGGCTGGACCGGGCAAAACTGGACCGATCTGGTGAAACTGTGGACGCGTGAATCGAGCTGGCTGTGGTATGCGGAAAACGCATCTTCCGGAGCCTACGGCATCCCGCAGTCGCTTCCTGGCAGCAAAATGGCGGCATTCGGCGCAAACTGGCGTGACGATGCGGCCGTGCAGATCGACTGGGGCCTGAGCTACATCGCGCAACGCTACGGCAGCCCGTCGAAGGCATGGGAGCATTCCGAGCAGGTCGGATGGTATTAAACAACGCCGATCGCAACAATACGCAAACGCAACAGCGCACACTTTTCATACCAGTTGAACGGATAATGAGGTAATGACAGAACACGCGAACGAAACCAACGCAACCGACGAAACCGCGCAAGGCCGCCTGTTGGGGGCTGCCGACATTCGGCGTATCGCGGCCGAGGCCGGTATCAGCCCGACGAAAAAATTCGGGCAGAATTTCGTAATC
This window of the Bifidobacterium pseudocatenulatum DSM 20438 = JCM 1200 = LMG 10505 genome carries:
- a CDS encoding aggregation-promoting factor C-terminal-like domain-containing protein; the protein is MTRRWTPRRFVTLRRVRVTACVVSLTLASTLAFGVGARKTVALTIDGETTTVTTYAMSVDRLLQERGVKVKTHDLVESTSPTSMLSNHDVVTVRSAYQTTITINGQEVPFWTVATSAEQLIGFFEQNEADAAKVTVNIDNVYNKLTGGLIINQNGPVTVIADGQSSESPNGKLPAASILDSKGITLNKEDRVSVEKDNGETILRVRRVTHGEETRTKAVPFGTQTIVDPSLQTGEVVVRQEGEDGEIQQTYDVTYVDGEKESETLTNETTTKIALDQIIAVGPAASSDDSGSDDGSGNSGDTGNSDNSGKNDNSNKNNNSDNSDKKDDPNSNSGNTDNSDDNKKDDSGSKTDPDPTPTPDPTPTPTPDPTPTPDPTPTPTPQPSDPSAGCRLYHPSPAQAQAYAAGAAAQYGWTGQNWTDLVKLWTRESSWLWYAENASSGAYGIPQSLPGSKMAAFGANWRDDAAVQIDWGLSYIAQRYGSPSKAWEHSEQVGWY